CTTGGCTTCTTGACACGTCCGGATTCCCATCGCGCTATAACTTATTGGCTCCCCGTTTCACGCCTCACCTATCACATCTGTGCACTCATAAATTGGCCTCTCTTACTGTCCTCCGGATTGTTAACCAGAAGATTGAACCCGATGCATCCAGGCAGATTGTCGAAGCTTTGTTCAACTCGCCTGGAGATCATGTTTTGACTGATGTCCTGGGTGACCAGGTCAATGGCGTTGCCGTTGTCCATAAGATTCTTACGAGCCCTTTCATCGATCCCGCCGCGAAACAGAACTACATCGAAGCAACCAAGCGTGTCTTAATTGAATTAAAGGTTATTGCCACTCAAGCTTATCGAAGGCTTATCGAAGAAGTGGGGCTCCCTGTGCCTAACTTCCAACCTACTTACAACAACACCTTGCCTCCTACTGGCAAGGTGACGAAAAATTCGAACCAGAACTTTGGTGTTCCAGGGCTTCCCTCCGGGTATCCCTCCAACGATCAGGGCTTTGCGTCAATGATGGCTGCCTTGCAAATGGGAGGCCAGAACCCGCAAGCTGGTCCTCCTAACCCCCCACAACTTCATGTCGATCCAGCGTTTAATCCTGCCGCTCCTAGACGAACCGCCCCTTCGAACCCTCCAGCAGCATTTTCGCCTTCAGCAGATTTTAGTCCGTTTGGAATGCGCCAATCAGAAACTGGTAGCCCCCGTCAAGTCGGGAACATCCGTCGAGGACCAAATATGCCCAACAATCCTAACATGTCGCACTCTCCGTACGCGAACCAATCTCCTGTTCTCTCTCATGGAGGACCCTTGCCTGGAATGAATCAACTCCAGCCTGCTTATGGTGGAATGCCGCCACCACCTCAATCTGTGCCACCTCACGCATACCAACCCTACATGTACCAGCCATACCCACAGAATCCGCCTTCCAACATGGGAACATTCCACGCGTAACAACTATGGACCCATACGACCTTTCATGACTATTAAAATTTACCTTTGAGTTACGCCAATTTTTGGAACTTTCCGTTTGCGCCAGTCTGGTGCGCGCCTGCCAACCTCTTTTTCCACTCATTTGGTTTCCTTGCAAAACTGCTTTTTTGTAACGTTTTTGTGGTTTGGTTATGCTGTTCTGGATAATCCCCCTCCTTCTATACCCTTTCTTCGCATCGCTGTGCATGCATCACACTCTTTTTCTCGATATCTACGCTTCACAAAATCGGGCTCCCGCCTCTATGATTACTGGTTGGTGCTGGAACGAACGGTTGTTTTCAAAAAAGTTTTCTTTCGTCTGATATATAGTTTCATTTCTCTCTCGTCGTATCCGTTACGTGTACAACAAAGGATGGCTACCTATTGGGCACGCCATAAAATCAATAGACTAGGTTTTGACTGCTTTTCTTTAAAATGTAAGTAGTTTATACAGTCTTGTTATCTTTGTCTCTTCTCCATCCCTTTTCCTGTCTCTCCtatcccacacacacaccaacacacacacaaaattGCCCTATATTTATATAGATATCTTGGAGGTTACGTTGCTACTTACAACACCGTTTTATTTGCGTAAATACACTGTTATTGGGCACAAATTGACAtcatcttttctcttccttaCTTCCATGTGCTCTGATTGAACGCTATGGGGAACTCGGCTTCAAAAGCTGCAAGGAAGTATCCTACTCGAGCACCTCCGAGCCAACCGACTCCAGCGACTCCTTACAACGCAAGCAAAGCGGCTGGAGCTGAATCTCGGTCAAAACCACTTGCAGATAGCCACCGGAGTCAAGGTGAATTCGGTATTCTTTTCTAGACGGCAAATATGGCATACCAACCTTCTCTGTCAAACGAGAAGGTGCAAAAACCGCGTCGAACGATCAAGCACTGACCTGACAGCCATTGTAGCTATCGAAAAAGATGGAGCAGATCCGCAATTCCTCTCGAATCTGAGCTCGCTTGGGCAGGTCCGCGTTGACCACCACATGCAGAGCGTACAAGTTCACCCGGTAAGATCGTGCCTCACCCTCCCTCACCCGACTTCTATTCTTGTCGTTCCTTTCACTTATCAACAGGTGTTTGAGCTTTTAGGAAGCAGCCAATATTACGCGCCTTTTTGAATCTCGCGCCAGGCAGCAAGGGGCGGATCTGGCTGCGTCATCGACCTCGATTCGGCCGACGCGAGACCAGATGAACGCGACTGCGTTGAGTACACTGTTGGACCGCCGGAAGTCAGTTCGAACGAAGGGAGAGTTAGAGCAGTTGGAACGCGAGTTTGGCATTGGGCACGACGCGTTGGAGAAGCTGGTGCGATTCGTGAACAGTCCGAGCATCGACAAGGCGAGCATTCGGCCTGCTGCTGGCAAGTCCGAGGAAGAGGGTTTCGTAGCAACGGTGCGTGTTGCTGCCTGCATACTGTGTTGGTGTCGACCTCTGTGCTGACTGCACGTTTGTAGGCTGTTTGGATGGCGCCCAGTCTTAAATCATAATTAGCACCTGCTCGTAATCGTGCCCTTGCGGTATTTTCATTTTAGCTCTCTTTCATTTCAAACTTTAAAGTATATAATGATGTGTGGATTCCAACAAATAATTCCTGCAGTCTTTAATACTTGATTAAAAACAATAAATAGAAAGGTGCTGATGGATGAATGAGTTTCCTAGAAGTTACAGAGTTAAACTTGAGAAGAATATACACATGATGTTGGAAATCCAGCCTCGGACAAGcaaaatgaaaataacaTTCATGAAAGGGATAAAGAGACGAGAGGGTCGTGAATTACGAATTAAAGCCATAAATAAACGCagcagaaaagaaaaggaattCGATGTGGAAATGCATATGGACAATCAATGTAATGCGATAGATGCTGTTCAACGGGATGCTATGTGGAAAAATAGAATGCATTTATAAACCGTTTGTGTGGTCAGATGAGTGTGTGTTGGAATGCAACCAAATAATTTTCAAAATCGGCTGACGTCAAAGGAAAGATCGTCGAAGTGGAAAGAGTCGAGGCGCATTTCGATGCTCGTATCTCCTGGGTCTTCATACGATTGGCGACCAGTTCGAGACGATGACTGGCCACTGGCTTGCTCATGTTTTGCGGTTGTAGAGTGCCGAGAAGAAATGGTTGATTCGTTCAAGCCATCTAAACTCAAACCTAAGCCTAAATTCAAATCGGCGTTGGTGTCAAATATTGAGTCGAAGTTTCCAAACATCAGTGGCTCAATCGGTTCCTCCTTGGCTACGAGACGCACCGGGGAGGCTTCGGTGCTTGTGGGGGTCCGCGGTTGCGGACTGGAGACAGTAGATATTGAGGAAGTTGCGGATGGTGTGCTTGAGTTGGAATGTTGTGTGGGCGTCGCACGCCCTGGTTCATCGTAAGAAGTGGACACTGACTTCAGTGAAGGAGCTGGAGCTGAGGAGGTgcatgaggaagaagacgaagaaaaggaaaagagtcTCAATATCGAGAAACTACGACGACGATTAGTCGTCTTGGAACTAATGGTTGTTGGTGTAGGAGAGGCAGCCCTCAATCTCGATCCATTATGTTGCGTCCCAAGAGTATACAATGAAGTTCGACGAGACAGGGGAACAGAACCAAAGTGACTGCTTTGCGGTGATGTAGGGGGAGGAGACTGAGACCTCTCAACCTCATCTGACACAGGTGTTTGTTCGTTGAaagatgaaattgaggaaCGAGGCTTGATTGAGGGACCTGTAAATAATTGTGATAAAACCCTAGAGCCCCTACGAGTAATGGTGGGAGTTTTAGGTCGGGGGATGGCCTCTCCTTCTGAAGGTTCAGATTCACGCGTCTGCTGTGAAGCCCTGGTAGGAACTGCTGGAGGATTGAATATATCCTGCGCTCGGGGTTTGGAGCGCAATGTTCCTCGCAACGATCGGAAGACTTTTGAAGCACGAGACTTGATGGTACCAGACCGTTTGAATTCGGAGAAAGCCCGGACACTTTGGTCGTCTTTCCTTATTTCTGCAAGGGACTTGCGGCGACTGACCTTGACAACTTCAATGACATCTGAATCGTCGGCGGGTTCGCGTTCCTGGTCTCTCGAAAGCCCGTGACGGTCATTCTCCTGAATCGAGTTGCTGTCATTGtgctcttcatcctctcccACGTCCATTTCTCCTTCAAACGATGCCTCACTTCCAGAATCATCGCCCTCGTCCCTGTTTCCCAGCAGAGCATCGACAATTGAAATAGTTTCGCGATTTCTGCTCGGCATAGGCTCTATCATGGAGCCTCCAGTGAAGACTGATGGTGGAGAATCTCCATTTACCTCAAAAAAGGTACTGTTGTCTGGAGACTCAGACCGCTCGTCTATCTGGGACAGCTCCGGGTTTTCTGCATGGAAAAAGCACCACGGTGGAGTTTGGTCCTCCTCTGGTGGTACGACGAAGACGTTTGGCATGGGCACCGGCACCTTCATAGGCGGCTCTTCGACGGGGATCTGCATtagttttggttttgggcTAAAGAAGGACattttgaagagaaaggaGCGTAGGGGGTGTGgaaaaaagaataaaaaagacTGGCTGAACCCTGGGAGGTTGGTTCAGAGTTGCCAGAGCGAACATTGAACACCGTCAGCCGACTCGGTCACGTGCGCGCGTTTAATAAAAACGGACAATTTCAAGTAATTGTACGGAATTTCAAATTTATCATTGTCCCTTTTTCTCCTACTATCTCCTACTCattcgtcctcatcgtcaggATGACGGCCCTCTACACCCAAATCAATGTTTACAAGGATCAAAATTATCGGAATAAATTGGCCAAGGAAACAGCATCTTTTCAGGTGGCCTTTCTTGGAACATGCAGCGGTGGTGGTCCAACAGAAACCAGAAATTGTTCTTCTCTTGTGCTCGATATGTTGCAAGATCTAGAGCTCTGGAGTACGGATATTTAAACCTTCTTCTTACACAATTAATCAATGTAATGTGATCAGTGGTTGACTGTGCAGAAGGCACTGTTCGCCAATTTGCTTCACAACCAAATATTCAAGGCGAAAGTCATCTGAGGCTCAACCGAGTTTCTAAAATTTTTATCACACATATGCATGGTAGGTTTCTGGAATGTTATTTTGCGCGACTAGAGATAAACATTGCCCAGCCGATCATATTATGGGGGTGATAACACTCCTACGCAACCTTTTGTATCGTACCAAAGTAATATTATATCCAGGACAGGTCATAACCAAAGTAAGTTGTTTGTGAGCACACAACTTCTTATTATAGCTTAGAACTTCTATCCTAGCCTGCTGTTCAGCTATTCGGGCCTGCAGGTCTAAGGACCTTTGTTCGACAGAATCTTAAATACACACTCACTCGAGCTGCCGACAGGTATTGTGTTCATGAGCTACTGACCGTCCACGACTCTATCACCCCCTGCGATCCCATACCTGAAGGGTCTACCTCATTCCATTCTGCAGAGGCCAACATAATGCACAACTCCGAGCTGCCTGGATTAGACATCAGAGCGGGTCCTGACGGTCTCTGGCGTGCCCTGACGGAGGGGCCAGGCAGAATGAGCAAAATCCTAGTCGACGCCGGACCGATCCTTCATCGGGGTGCGTGAATCTTAATTTATCTCTTGCATGCAGCCCGTCTAAATCTGATTGCTAAACCCGCGATCCGCCCCTTTTTCAGATCCATGCATTGGCTATGTTTTTCAGGAAGCCTGGTATCCGTCAAGGAAGGTCGTCATTCTCGGGGATACGCATAACCCAGAAGCGATGATTCCACTCTGCAGTAATCCAGCACCATCTCTTCTGGTACATGAGGCCACAGATTCTCATATATCACCCACTGCGGATGCAGAAGGAAAGCTCTCCAGACGCTCTGCAGAAAAGGTGCTAGAGACGGCGTTGTCATTGGGTCACTCGACTCCCGAAATGGCAGGCGCGTTTGCAAAGAGAGTCGGCGCGCAGAAATTGGTCCTTAATCACATCGGTGCAAGGTGATTGATTTAATTTATACGTGCCGCGTGTTTTGGTTATTTGCAATCTGTTCTAATTGCATTGCTTTGTTAGATTTCCTGCTCCTCGTAATAATTTAGATCACGATCGTAAGAGGATCATCCGCGATATCACGAAGAAAGCAAGTATGGCATGGGGGCCTAACAAAGCTGCAGTGGCTGCGGTGGATTTTTTGAGAGTGGAGGTGCCTATAGATCCGAGCCTGAAGGATACCAGAAACCAACCAACTACGCGGACAGAGGTCGGAATTGTGAATGACATTGAACCCAACCCCCCCGGTGAAATCCAAGGGGCATCTAGTTTGCGCGATTATCAATTTTACGATTCTGAACCAGTCGAATATGTCAATCCTAACGCCGTTGCCAGTACAAGCACGAGCCAAGCGGGTCACATTCAGGTCCAGGATGGAGGTCGAAGTGCTTTCGTCGCCTATGACCCATCGGGACAAAAcagaaggaagagaagaaggaaacaCTGAATAGCTGTAAGATTTTCTATCTTTTTCTCTAGATTTTTGTATATATTTTTTGGCATCGAGTTGAATTGTATCCacttttttgtatttttgtaCATATTACACCACATGAATAATTAATACCCAACACAATCATGAATAGTCTCGACACACTTGAGGGATTTCATAGAAGAAATCGCAACAGTGGGCCTAAAGGTTATAAACTATTAATATACAGATAATTATATATCAAGAAAAAGCAGCAGGCAGTATAAGTAGCGATATGTACCCTGAGCTGGGAAGGACGAGGTCGATAGTATACAGCTAAATGTACACACACGTATAAATGATACAGGGCCAAAAGGTTAGCGTTAAAGTTCGTATTGGGTCGTAAG
This Psilocybe cubensis strain MGC-MH-2018 chromosome 3, whole genome shotgun sequence DNA region includes the following protein-coding sequences:
- a CDS encoding Zinc phosphodiesterase ELAC protein 1 codes for the protein MHADHIMGVITLLRNLLYRTKVILYPGQVITKPAVQLFGPAGLRTFVRQNLKYTLTRAADRYCVHELLTVHDSITPCDPIPEGSTSFHSAEANIMHNSELPGLDIRAGPDGLWRALTEGPGRMSKILVDAGPILHRDPCIGYVFQEAWYPSRKVVILGDTHNPEAMIPLCSNPAPSLLVHEATDSHISPTADAEGKLSRRSAEKVLETALSLGHSTPEMAGAFAKRVGAQKLVLNHIGARFPAPRNNLDHDRKRIIRDITKKASMAWGPNKAAVAAVDFLRVEVPIDPSLKDTRNQPTTRTEVGIVNDIEPNPPGEIQGASSLRDYQFYDSEPVEYVNPNAVASTSTSQAGHIQVQDGGRSAFVAYDPSGQNRRKRRRKH